A region from the Eptesicus fuscus isolate TK198812 chromosome 1, DD_ASM_mEF_20220401, whole genome shotgun sequence genome encodes:
- the LOC129149854 gene encoding LOW QUALITY PROTEIN: melanoma-associated antigen 10-like (The sequence of the model RefSeq protein was modified relative to this genomic sequence to represent the inferred CDS: inserted 1 base in 1 codon) — protein sequence MHRHQMSELCKPEEDHQDPRENQELAQXQLFSPEGEEEAMSPSLSVLFQESLKEAAAAETPSPPHSSQGACLPPAAVAASPCSQPEDEGSSSPNKEGPSSRVGSEEAESSLQGALCLKKAYLVMFLLLKYCAKEPTTKAEMLSSVIREHQDYFPEIFSAASECMQLVFGIDVKEVDPSAQTYVLVTTLGLTYVGEGQRFPNTGLLVTLLWLIAAEGDCASEEEVWKALHVRRVHDGKEYWIYGEPRELLTKVWVQEKYLEYQQVPNSHPARYQFLWGPRAHAETTKLKVLEFLLRVYRRDPNSIPFLSEEAEW from the exons ATGCATCGCCATCAGATGAGTGAGCTCTGTAAGCCCGAGGAAGACCATCAGGACCCAAGGGAGAACCAGGAACTGGCGC TGCAGCTGTTCAGCCCcgagggggaggaagaggccatgtctccctccctctcagtccTATTCCAAGAGAGCCTAAAGGAGGCAGCTGCTGCTGAGACACCAAGTCCTCCCCACAGCTCTCAGGGTGCCTGCCTTCCCCCCGCTGCCGTGGCAGCCTCTCCATGTAGCCAACCTGAAGATGAGGGCTCCAGCAGCCCAAATAAGGAGGGGCCAAGCAGCAGGGTGGGCTCTGAAGAGGCCGAGTCCTCTCTCCAAGGCGCCCTATGTTTGAAGAAGGCTTACCTGGTAATGTTCCTGCTCCTGAAGTATTGTGCAAAGGAGCCGACCACAAAGGCAGAAATGCTGAGTAGTGTCATCAGAGAGCACCAGGACTACTTCCCTGAGATCTTCAGCGCAGCCTCTGAGTGCATGCAGCTGGTCTTTGGCATTGATGTGAAGGAAGTGGATCCCAGCGCCCAGACCTATGTCCTGGTCACCACCTTGGGCCTCACCTATGTGGGCGAGGGGCAGAGATTTCCCAACACTGGCCTCCTGGTCACACTTCTGTGGCTGATTGCCGCAGAGGGCGACTGTGCCTCTGAGGAGGAAGTCTGGAAAGCCCTGCATGTCAGGCGGGTGCATGATGGGAAGGAGTATTGGATCTATGGGGAGCCCAGGGAACTTCTCACCAAAGTTTGGGTGCAGGAAAAGTACCTGGAGTACCAGCAGGTGCCCAACAGCCATCCTGCACGCTACCAGTTCCTGTGGGGCCCCAGAGCCCATGCTGAGACCACCAAGTTGAAAGTCCTTGAGTTTTTGCTCAGGGTTTATAGAAGGGATCCCAATTCCATCCCATTCCTGTCTGAAGAGGCTGAGTGGTGA
- the LOC114228758 gene encoding LOW QUALITY PROTEIN: heat shock transcription factor, X-linked member 3-like (The sequence of the model RefSeq protein was modified relative to this genomic sequence to represent the inferred CDS: inserted 1 base in 1 codon; substituted 1 base at 1 genomic stop codon): MGLKRALVQLGSGPLFLATHSLFRQGWDGTRIHSIIPEQKFKDFQLGGLSVGPETPQELVVCRIIVGYLRVQQDTPPGPHVGPREALERHGGQEWSQDPSPQDNPQPQDPNQSAXSVEGNNILHGLSFPRKLWRIVEDESFRSLRWNDEGDTVIIEENLFQREILCXKCEEQIFESNSLKSFIRLLNLHGFSKIHPGNSSVCSPGNMIMIYRNCNFQRGKPWLLENIKTQGNQVTRVCPGTSATPPKTKKKMAPTRHSPRIHYESGNKEAEQKAQESAKNDWGPSAAQAFEFSVPQPLSSAMEVQCPSAASGSSGEDTSGNVMFVPTATAGTDGTGDLPPTPTNEPLQGSVMSLYNICYSILIAGLAVMAPPEDPDQAEKEEHEGSSDNKCSLCEQFKDNAGP; the protein is encoded by the exons ATGGGCCTGAAACGTGCCCTGGTGCAACTTGGCTCAGGCCCCCTCTTCCTCGCCACTCATAGCCTCTTCAGACAGGGATGGGATGGCACTAGGATCCATTCTATAATCCCTGAACAAAAATTCAAAGACTTTCAACTTGGTGGTCTCAGCGTGGGCCCTGAGACCCCACAGGAACTTGTGGTGTGCCGGATCATTGTTGGGTACCTGCGGGTACAGCAG GATACACCCCCAGGTCCTCATGTGGGTCCCAGGGAGGCTTTGGAGAGGCACGGGGGCCAAGAATGGAGCCAAGATCCAAGCCCTCAAGACAACCCACAACCACAGGACCCAAATCAAAGTG CCAGTGTGGAAGGAAACAACATTCTTCATGGGCTATCCTTCCCAAGAAAGCTTTGGAGGATAGTGGAGGATGAGTCCTTCAGGTCCTTGCGCTGGAATGATGAAGGAGACACCGTGATCATCGAGGAAAATCTTTTCCAGAGGGAGATTCTTTGCTGAAAGTGTGAGGAGCAAATCTTTGAATCGAACAGCTTGAAGAGTTTCATCCGCTTGCTGAACCTCCATGGTTTTAGCAAAATACACCCAGGCAACTCTTCAGTTTGCTCTCCAGGGAACATGATAATG atCTACAGAAATTGCAATTTCCAGAGAGGCAAGCCTTGGCTCCTCGAGAACATTAAGACACAAGGCAACCAGGTGACTCGCGTTTGTCCAGGGACCAGTGCCACCCCTCCAAAGACAAAGAAgaagatggcccccacaagacACTCCCCAAGAATACACTACGAGAGCGGCAACAAAGAAGCCGAACAAAAGGCTCAGGAGTCAGCCAAGAATGATTGGGGACCCAGTGCCGCCCAGGCATTTGAGTTCTCCGTTCCTCAGCCCCTGAGCAGTGCCATGGAGGTCCAGTGCCCAAGTGCAGCCAGTGGTTCAAGTGGGGAGGACACTTCTGGTAATGTCATGTTTGTGCCCACGGCTACTGCCGGAACCGACGGCACAGGggatctgccccccacccccacaaatgAACCACTACAAGGTTCGGTGATGTCTTTGTACAACATCTGTTATTCCATTCTGATAGCTGGCCTTGCAGTCATGGCTCCACCCGAGGACCCTGACCAGGCCGAGAAGGAGGAGCATGAGGGCTCCTCGGATAACAAGTGTTCACTCTGTGAGCAGTTCAAGGACAATGCCGGCCCATAA
- the LOC129149387 gene encoding EOLA-like protein, producing the protein MDFSCISFWQPYAGFVLNAVKTPGSLATLVSSQRNHTIAIHIAHRDWEDALWWELLLERLGWNPRQIQALLWEGRMFLSWCMGLLDIVATPQCPENMAPDEVVELKKQAVLTNLKQKYQTALSNPRWLLERIPRKRGKAIFQVSIPQHLIP; encoded by the exons ATGGATTTCTCCTGCATCTCCTTCTGGCAGCCTTATGCAGGCTTTGTCTTAAATGCAGTCAAAACTCCAGGCTCATTGGCAACCCTAGTGAGCAGCCAGAGGAACCATACCATCGCCATCCATATTGCTCACAGGGACTGGGAAGACGCCCTCTGGTGGGAGCTGCTgctggagaggctggggtggaacCCCAGGCAGATTCAGGCCCTGCTCTGGGAAGGGAGAA TGTTTCTCTCGTGGTGCATGGGGCTCCTTGACATTGTGGCAACTCCGCAGTGCCCAGAAAACATGGCTCCTGATGAGGTTGTGGAACTGAAAAAGCAGGCTGTACTGACCAACCTGAAGCAGAAGTACCAGACTGCACTTTCAAACCCCAGGTGGTTACTGGAGCGCATACCCAGGAAAAGGGGAAAGGCTATCTTCCAGGTAAGCATCCCACAGCACCTGATCCCCTAG
- the LOC129149856 gene encoding melanoma-associated antigen 10-like — MPRAPKRRRYTLEITEAEEEDYSSSSSTCSSSFPSSFSSTSSSSCYPLLSSNPSTPEEEEKEEEEVHAAAGTPSPPQSSPSACAPPTAFAAAAPLSQSSSPEEEGPSTSRALPDTESLPRNVIDDKVADLVGFLLLKYRTKELTTRVEMLSSIIREHQDHFAVIFSEASECMQLVYGIDVKEVDPTSHTYVLGTNLGLTYDGMVSNEHSMPKTGLLILILSIIFSQDDCVPEEKIWEALNAMGVHAGMEHCIFGEPRELLTKVWVQEQYLEYRQVRNSEPARYEFLWGPRAHAETTKLKVLEFMAQINGSDPRSFPHWYEEALREEEQRAQARISTTHDTTAMASASSSAMSSSFFCPQ, encoded by the coding sequence ATGCCTCGAGCTCCAAAGCGACGACGCTACACGCTTGAGATTAccgaggctgaggaagaggattattcctcctcctcctccacctgctcctcctcttttccttcctctttttcctccacctcctcttcctcttgctACCCTCTGCTTTCAAGTAACCCAAGCAccccggaggaggaggagaaggaggaggaggaggttcaTGCTGCTGCTGGGACACCGAGTCCTCCCCAGAGCTCTCCAAGTGCCtgtgcccccccaactgcctttgctgctgctgctccatTGAGCCAGTCCAGCAGCCCAGAAGAGGAGGGTCCGAGTACCTCCCGGGCCCTGCCAGACACAGAGTCCTTGCCCAGAAACGTGATTGATGATAAGGTAGCTGATCTGGTGGGGTTCCTGCTCCTGAAGTATCGCACAAAGGAGCTGACCACTAGGGTAGAAATGCTGAGTAGCATTATCAGAGAGCACCAGGACCACTTTGCTGTAATCTTCAGCGAGGCCTCTGAGTGCATGCAGCTGGTGTATGGCATTGATGTGAAGGAAGTGGACCCCACCAGCCACACCTATGTCCTAGGCACCAACCTGGGCCTCACCTATGATGGGATGGTGAGCAATGAGCACAGTATGCCCAAGACTGGCCTTCTGATACTCATCCTTAGTATAATCTTCTCGCAGGATGATTGTGTCCCCGAAGAGAAGATATGGGAAGCACTGAATGCCATGGGGGTGCATGCTGGGATGGAGCATTGTATCTTTGGGGAGCCCAGGGAGCTCCTCACCAAAGTTTGGGTGCAGGAACAGTACCTGGAGTACCGGCAGGTGCGCAATAGCGAACCAGCACGGTACGAGTTcctgtggggtcccagggccCACGCTGAGACCACCAAGTTGAAAGTCCTGGAGTTTATGGCCCAGATCAATGGGAGTGACCCCAGATCCTTCCCACACTGGTATGAGGAGGCTTTGAGAGAGGAGGAACAGAGAGCCCAGGCCAGAATTAGCACCACACATGATACTACTGCCATGGCCAGTGCAAGCTCTTCTGCCATGTCCAGTAGCTTCTTCTGCCCTCAGTGA